The Nostoc commune NIES-4072 genome includes a window with the following:
- a CDS encoding GMC family oxidoreductase encodes MQYDYIVIGAGSAGCVVANRLTEDPEITVLLLEAGNPATKPEIQIPAECVNLIGTEVDWGYLSEPEPYLNNRKILCSRGKVVGGSSSINFMLYVRGNPHDYDRWQELGNPGWSYEDVLPYFKKSEHQQRGADAYHSVDGALSVSDLIAPAPISHRFVEACVAAGYDYNPDFNAKQQSGAGFYQHTIKDGKRHSAAAAFLLPIVGRSNLTLTTGVLVTRLLFEGTRAVGVEYLHEGMLHQIRVNKEVILSAGAFDSPKLLMLSGIGNASQLQALGISVVLDLQGVGQNLQDHILVPVVYQSIQDLHFASTSSIGEAGLYLHSEGNSEIAPDLQFFFAPVQFLPLGYPAAAFGFTDVVSLTRLQNRGSVSLRSSDPQDTPMIQMNYLQSEADVQKLVAATKLARQLFQMNHFDEFRGAEIAPGAEVQSDEALVAYIRNNCSTVWHPVGTCKMGNDHMAVVDPELRVHGIEGLRVVDASIMPTITTGNTNAPTIMIGEKAADLIKAGRTARTVLSKSNVQNPAYSSI; translated from the coding sequence ATGCAATATGACTACATTGTAATTGGTGCAGGGTCAGCAGGCTGCGTAGTCGCCAATCGTCTCACAGAAGACCCAGAAATCACTGTACTGTTGCTCGAAGCGGGCAATCCAGCGACGAAACCGGAAATCCAAATCCCAGCAGAATGCGTCAATCTAATTGGCACTGAAGTGGACTGGGGCTATCTCTCCGAACCAGAACCGTATCTGAACAACCGCAAGATCCTTTGTTCCCGTGGCAAAGTCGTAGGGGGCAGCAGTTCGATTAATTTCATGCTCTATGTTCGAGGCAATCCTCACGATTACGATCGCTGGCAGGAATTAGGAAATCCCGGTTGGAGTTACGAGGATGTCTTACCCTATTTTAAAAAATCCGAGCACCAGCAGCGCGGTGCTGATGCCTATCACAGTGTAGATGGAGCGTTAAGCGTGAGCGATCTGATTGCGCCTGCTCCAATTTCTCACCGATTTGTAGAGGCGTGTGTTGCAGCAGGCTATGACTATAATCCTGATTTCAACGCCAAGCAGCAGTCAGGAGCAGGATTTTATCAACACACTATCAAGGACGGTAAACGGCACAGTGCTGCGGCTGCTTTCCTTTTGCCCATTGTCGGGCGTTCTAATTTGACCCTTACAACTGGGGTGTTGGTGACTCGATTGTTGTTTGAGGGTACTCGCGCGGTTGGCGTAGAATATCTGCATGAGGGAATGCTGCACCAAATTAGAGTCAATAAAGAAGTGATTTTAAGTGCGGGTGCATTCGATTCGCCTAAACTTTTAATGCTTTCCGGGATTGGCAATGCCTCACAGTTACAGGCATTGGGGATTTCTGTCGTATTAGATTTGCAGGGAGTGGGTCAAAACCTGCAAGATCACATTCTGGTTCCTGTGGTCTATCAGTCAATTCAGGATCTACACTTTGCTAGCACGAGTAGTATCGGAGAAGCTGGACTGTACTTACATAGCGAAGGCAACTCAGAGATTGCACCTGATTTACAGTTTTTCTTCGCTCCTGTCCAGTTCTTGCCGCTTGGCTATCCTGCTGCTGCTTTTGGGTTCACGGATGTTGTCTCTTTGACCCGTCTGCAAAATCGTGGCAGTGTGAGTTTGCGCTCATCTGATCCGCAAGACACCCCCATGATTCAGATGAACTATCTGCAAAGTGAAGCCGATGTGCAAAAGTTAGTCGCTGCAACTAAACTAGCACGCCAATTGTTTCAGATGAATCATTTTGATGAGTTTCGTGGTGCAGAAATTGCTCCGGGTGCTGAGGTTCAGAGTGATGAAGCACTCGTTGCTTATATTCGCAACAATTGCAGCACAGTGTGGCATCCGGTTGGCACTTGCAAAATGGGCAATGACCACATGGCAGTGGTCGATCCTGAACTACGAGTACATGGAATTGAAGGGTTACGAGTTGTAGATGCCTCCATCATGCCCACCATCACGACCGGAAATACCAACGCACCCACCATCATGATTGGTGAGAAGGCAGCAGATTTAATTAAAGCAGGTCGCACAGCACGAACGGTTCTCAGCAAATCTAACGTCCAAAATCCGGCGTATTCATCTATTTAG
- a CDS encoding SDR family NAD(P)-dependent oxidoreductase, whose translation MALITTPFGRHSTAAEVVEAIDLSGKWAIVTGAASGIGLETARALAQTGAIVTLAVRNTDAGAQVAADIMATTGNRNIHVALLDLSDRNSIAKFIAAWREPLHILVNNAGVMALPEQRTPEGWEMQFATNYLGHFALALGLYDALAAEGAARIVLVSSSGHLMSPIVFDDIHFMFRPYEPWLAYGQSKTASILFAVGATARWFKDGITANALMPGAIATNLQRHTGGLRTPPERQKTITQGAATSVLLATSPLLKGVGGRYFEDCNEATLVTNGNGYLSGVAPYALNPDNADRLWDESLRLLA comes from the coding sequence ATGGCACTGATTACAACACCATTTGGACGACATTCCACCGCCGCCGAGGTCGTAGAAGCAATTGATCTTTCCGGCAAGTGGGCGATCGTTACGGGAGCCGCATCGGGCATCGGCTTAGAAACGGCGCGGGCACTGGCTCAAACTGGAGCGATCGTTACACTAGCTGTGCGTAATACCGATGCTGGAGCGCAAGTCGCGGCTGACATTATGGCTACTACTGGGAACCGGAATATTCATGTTGCTTTGCTTGATTTAAGCGATCGCAACTCAATTGCCAAGTTCATTGCTGCCTGGCGTGAGCCGCTGCACATCCTCGTTAATAATGCAGGGGTAATGGCACTGCCCGAACAGCGCACACCCGAAGGCTGGGAGATGCAATTTGCCACTAACTATCTCGGACACTTTGCCCTAGCGCTCGGACTATACGACGCTCTCGCTGCCGAGGGTGCCGCCCGTATCGTATTGGTTAGCTCTAGCGGACACCTGATGTCGCCCATTGTGTTCGATGATATTCACTTCATGTTCCGTCCTTACGAACCGTGGTTGGCGTATGGACAGTCCAAAACCGCAAGTATCCTATTTGCTGTGGGTGCTACTGCGCGCTGGTTCAAGGATGGTATTACCGCTAATGCCCTGATGCCTGGGGCGATCGCAACCAACCTCCAGCGTCATACGGGCGGTCTTAGAACCCCACCTGAGCGGCAGAAGACAATAACGCAGGGTGCGGCAACTTCCGTTCTGTTGGCAACATCTCCGTTACTAAAGGGCGTTGGCGGACGCTATTTCGAGGACTGCAATGAAGCCACTCTCGTCACCAATGGGAACGGCTATCTGAGCGGAGTTGCCCCCTACGCCCTGAATCCAGACAATGCCGATCGGCTCTGGGATGAATCGTTGCGCCTGCTCGCTTGA
- a CDS encoding SgcJ/EcaC family oxidoreductase: MNSQTAQTTTTTDESAIRAFHRQMIDAWNRGSGEGFAAPFSETADFITFEGTHLKGRKEIAAFHQQAFDTVVKGTRLEGEVDFVRFVNSQLALMLVVIRVILPGQTETSPSRDSLPLYVVTKGDEGWQIEGLLNTRKLTLERQFFLDDFDLLSVEAQRQVTDLVSSLKQPH; the protein is encoded by the coding sequence ATGAATTCACAAACAGCTCAAACCACCACTACTACTGACGAGTCGGCAATCCGTGCTTTCCATCGCCAGATGATTGATGCTTGGAATCGAGGTAGCGGCGAAGGCTTCGCTGCCCCATTCAGCGAAACTGCCGATTTCATCACGTTCGAGGGTACGCATCTCAAGGGTCGAAAAGAAATCGCTGCATTTCATCAGCAAGCGTTCGACACAGTTGTTAAAGGAACACGTTTGGAGGGTGAGGTGGATTTTGTCCGCTTCGTGAACTCGCAACTCGCGCTCATGCTCGTAGTTATCAGGGTAATACTGCCCGGACAAACTGAAACTTCACCGTCACGAGATTCGCTGCCACTATACGTCGTAACCAAAGGCGACGAAGGTTGGCAGATCGAAGGGTTGCTCAATACCCGGAAGTTAACGCTAGAACGTCAATTCTTTTTAGACGACTTTGACTTACTGAGCGTAGAGGCTCAACGTCAAGTGACCGACCTTGTTTCAAGTCTCAAGCAGCCTCATTAA
- a CDS encoding glucose 1-dehydrogenase translates to MRKLEGKIALVTGGNSGIGLATAKQFVAEGAYVYITGRRQVELDAAVEAIGKNVTAVQSDVSNLADLDRLFATIKQEQEHLDIIFANAGGGQIAPLGAITEEHFDKTFNVNVKGLLFTVQKALPLLPEGASIILNASITSIKGTPAFSVYSATKAAVRSFARNWILDLRERKIRVNAISPGVVPTPGYDHLGLNDQQLQEFVDSQAVTIPLGRVGTPDEIAKAVVFLASDDSSFVNGIELFVDGGMAQI, encoded by the coding sequence ATGAGAAAACTAGAAGGAAAAATCGCCCTTGTCACGGGTGGCAACAGTGGTATAGGTCTTGCCACAGCCAAACAGTTTGTTGCTGAAGGTGCCTATGTCTACATCACGGGTCGTCGCCAAGTCGAACTGGATGCTGCTGTCGAAGCCATTGGTAAAAATGTTACGGCTGTGCAGAGCGATGTTTCTAACCTGGCAGACCTGGATCGTCTGTTTGCCACCATTAAGCAAGAACAAGAACACCTTGATATCATCTTCGCTAATGCTGGCGGTGGACAAATTGCCCCACTTGGAGCAATCACTGAGGAACACTTTGACAAAACATTCAACGTAAACGTCAAAGGTTTGCTGTTCACCGTACAAAAGGCACTGCCACTGTTGCCAGAGGGCGCTTCTATTATCCTGAATGCTTCGATTACTTCTATAAAAGGTACGCCAGCTTTCAGTGTTTACAGCGCCACCAAAGCCGCCGTGAGATCATTTGCTCGGAATTGGATACTCGACCTCAGAGAACGCAAGATTCGGGTGAATGCCATTAGCCCTGGTGTGGTTCCGACTCCTGGTTACGATCATTTAGGACTGAATGACCAGCAGTTGCAAGAATTCGTGGACAGCCAAGCTGTCACTATTCCATTAGGGCGAGTCGGCACACCCGATGAGATTGCCAAAGCGGTTGTTTTTCTGGCTTCAGATGACAGTAGCTTTGTGAACGGCATTGAGTTGTTTGTTGATGGCGGTATGGCACAGATTTGA
- a CDS encoding MOSC domain-containing protein: MKLISVNVGLPREVTWKGKVVRTGIFKEPVNSRVMVRELNLDGDRQADLTVHGGVDKAVYVYPFEHYDYWRDELPDTELTPGIFGENFTVTGLREEELNIGVSEAAPLEHRFKIGSVELMVTQPRLPCYKLGIRFGRSDMVKRFLASRRTGFYFRVLQEGEVVAGDTLELMSRDTNNITVADITQLYVRDQNNPELLHRAAQLEALPESWRDYFQEQIRRQDVR; encoded by the coding sequence ATGAAGCTTATCTCTGTTAATGTTGGCCTGCCGCGTGAAGTGACCTGGAAAGGAAAAGTCGTCCGCACTGGAATTTTCAAAGAGCCAGTTAATTCGAGAGTGATGGTGCGTGAACTCAATTTAGATGGCGATCGCCAAGCGGATCTCACCGTTCATGGCGGAGTTGACAAAGCAGTTTATGTCTATCCCTTTGAGCATTACGACTACTGGCGAGATGAATTGCCTGACACAGAGTTAACGCCAGGAATCTTTGGTGAAAATTTCACAGTTACAGGATTGAGAGAAGAAGAATTAAATATTGGCGTTAGCGAAGCGGCTCCTTTGGAGCATCGCTTTAAAATCGGCAGTGTGGAACTAATGGTGACTCAACCGCGCTTACCCTGCTACAAACTAGGGATTCGCTTTGGGCGATCGGATATGGTAAAACGATTTCTCGCCAGTCGTCGCACCGGATTTTACTTTCGGGTTTTGCAAGAGGGCGAAGTGGTCGCTGGAGACACTTTAGAGTTGATGAGTCGAGATACCAACAATATTACTGTTGCTGATATCACTCAGCTTTATGTGCGTGACCAAAACAATCCAGAGTTACTGCATCGTGCTGCTCAACTTGAAGCCTTACCCGAAAGCTGGCGGGACTACTTTCAGGAGCAAATTCGTCGTCAGGATGTGAGATAG
- a CDS encoding alpha/beta fold hydrolase encodes MTTYRTVSIDGLDIFYREAGSRDNPTILLLHGFPTSSHMFRNLIPALADKFHLVAPDYPGYGNSSMPTINEFDYTFDRLAQIVEKFISAIALKKYSLYVMDYGAPIGYRIAAKYPERVQSLIVQNGNAYEEGLREFWEPIKAYWQERSPENAEKLKYLVSLEATKWQYTNGVRNLEAISPDTWTIDQHFLDRPGNGEIQLALLYSYGTNPPLYPQWQEYFRQHQPPTLIVWGKNDYIFPADGAYPYQRDLKDVEFHLLDTGHFALEEDGDAIADHIAQFLASRLQPVSV; translated from the coding sequence ATGACGACATATCGCACAGTTTCCATCGATGGTTTAGATATCTTCTACCGTGAAGCGGGTTCCCGTGATAATCCAACGATTTTGCTATTGCACGGATTCCCAACGTCATCTCACATGTTCCGTAATCTCATACCAGCACTTGCTGATAAATTCCATCTCGTTGCACCTGATTATCCTGGCTACGGCAACAGTTCGATGCCAACTATAAATGAGTTTGATTACACGTTTGATCGCTTGGCACAGATTGTGGAAAAATTCATTTCTGCGATCGCTCTCAAAAAGTATAGCCTTTATGTGATGGATTATGGTGCGCCGATTGGCTATCGGATTGCCGCTAAATATCCAGAGCGCGTGCAATCTCTGATTGTTCAAAATGGCAATGCTTACGAGGAAGGTCTACGCGAATTCTGGGAGCCGATTAAGGCATACTGGCAAGAGCGATCGCCTGAAAATGCTGAAAAGCTCAAATATCTTGTCAGCTTAGAAGCGACGAAGTGGCAATATACCAATGGTGTTCGCAATTTAGAAGCGATCAGCCCCGATACCTGGACTATCGATCAACATTTCCTTGATCGCCCCGGAAACGGTGAGATTCAACTGGCACTGCTGTATAGCTATGGTACGAATCCACCACTTTATCCCCAATGGCAGGAGTATTTCCGCCAGCATCAACCACCGACGCTAATTGTTTGGGGCAAGAACGACTACATCTTTCCTGCTGACGGTGCTTATCCCTACCAGCGTGACTTGAAAGACGTTGAGTTCCATCTACTCGATACTGGACATTTTGCCCTGGAAGAGGATGGGGATGCGATCGCAGACCATATTGCTCAATTTCTCGCCTCACGACTGCAACCCGTCTCTGTCTAA
- a CDS encoding alpha/beta fold hydrolase: MTTFGTVSINGLDIFYREAGSRSNPTILLLHGFPTSSHMFRNLISALADRFHLVAPDYPGFGYSSMPTVDEFDYTFDHLTEVMAGFIAAIGLNRYSLYLMDYGAPIGYRLATQHPEQIETLIVQNGNAYEEGLGDFWEPMRAFWQNKTPENGDRVRQALTSKGTKWYYTTGVRNLENLNPDTWTLDQALLDRPGNIDIQLALKYDYQSNVRLYPQWQAYLRQYQPPTLIVWGKNDQGFLVEGAYAYKRDLKNLELHLFDTGHFALEEDGDAIADHIHRFLTTHVVENTKLTTSNK, encoded by the coding sequence ATGACCACATTTGGCACAGTTTCGATCAATGGTTTAGATATCTTTTACCGAGAAGCTGGTTCCCGCAGTAATCCGACAATTCTGCTGTTGCACGGCTTTCCAACCTCCTCTCACATGTTTCGCAACTTGATATCTGCCTTAGCCGATCGCTTCCATCTTGTTGCCCCTGATTATCCAGGTTTTGGCTATAGTTCCATGCCCACGGTGGACGAGTTTGATTACACCTTCGATCATCTTACCGAAGTAATGGCAGGCTTTATCGCTGCGATCGGATTAAACCGCTATAGTCTTTACCTGATGGATTATGGCGCTCCGATTGGCTATCGCCTGGCAACGCAGCATCCTGAGCAGATTGAGACGCTGATTGTGCAAAATGGCAATGCCTACGAGGAGGGACTCGGTGATTTCTGGGAGCCTATGCGCGCTTTTTGGCAGAATAAGACACCTGAAAATGGCGATCGCGTGCGACAGGCTTTGACAAGCAAGGGCACAAAATGGTATTATACCACTGGAGTTAGGAATCTAGAAAACCTCAATCCCGATACTTGGACTCTGGATCAAGCACTCCTCGATCGCCCTGGCAATATAGATATTCAATTGGCATTAAAATACGACTACCAGTCCAATGTGCGGTTATATCCACAATGGCAAGCTTACTTGCGCCAATATCAACCACCGACGCTAATTGTATGGGGCAAAAATGACCAGGGATTTTTAGTCGAGGGAGCTTATGCCTACAAACGCGACTTAAAAAACCTGGAGCTTCATTTGTTTGATACAGGGCACTTTGCTCTGGAAGAAGATGGGGACGCGATCGCTGACCATATTCACCGTTTTCTGACGACTCACGTTGTAGAGAACACCAAGCTAACCACCAGTAACAAATAG
- a CDS encoding alpha/beta hydrolase produces the protein MVAQANSQTAKILEVADDPRLSKGTKEFLKLLNSGGVALEKLTPIEARQVLADAQASVSVDLSGIEESQKTITADGYSITLNIVRPEGVKGTLPVFIFIHGGGWVLGDYPTHKRMVRDLVVLSGFAGVFVNYTRTPDAQYPQAINEIYAATKWVAEHGEEIGVDGKNLAVVGNSVGGNMTTVTALKAKEKGGPHIKLQILMWPIVDADFETNSYHQFGDQRFLTVPTMKWMYDMYIADPEKRKDIHASPLQATLEQLKGLPPALIVVAESDILHDEGTAYGRKLDEAGVEVTTVQYNGMIHDFGLLNGLAELPEVRSLFVQAAAQLKKYLQ, from the coding sequence ATGGTTGCTCAAGCAAACTCGCAAACAGCAAAAATTTTGGAAGTTGCCGATGATCCACGTCTTTCCAAAGGAACGAAGGAATTTTTGAAATTGCTAAATTCAGGGGGTGTGGCGCTGGAGAAACTCACTCCAATCGAAGCACGTCAAGTTCTTGCGGATGCACAAGCTTCTGTTTCAGTAGACCTTTCAGGCATTGAGGAGTCCCAAAAGACGATTACTGCTGATGGTTATTCAATTACCCTCAATATTGTACGACCTGAAGGTGTCAAAGGCACATTACCTGTTTTCATCTTTATTCATGGTGGTGGTTGGGTGCTGGGTGATTACCCAACACACAAGCGCATGGTTCGCGATCTGGTTGTGCTTTCAGGGTTTGCAGGTGTCTTTGTCAACTACACTCGCACGCCAGATGCTCAGTACCCACAGGCAATCAATGAGATTTATGCTGCGACCAAATGGGTTGCCGAGCATGGTGAAGAGATTGGGGTGGATGGCAAGAATTTGGCAGTCGTTGGCAACAGTGTCGGCGGTAACATGACAACTGTCACTGCTTTGAAGGCAAAAGAAAAAGGAGGGCCACACATCAAGCTGCAAATCCTGATGTGGCCCATTGTAGATGCTGATTTTGAAACGAATTCTTATCACCAATTTGGCGATCAGCGTTTTCTGACAGTACCAACGATGAAGTGGATGTATGATATGTACATCGCTGACCCAGAAAAGCGCAAAGACATCCATGCTTCTCCCCTACAGGCGACGCTTGAGCAACTCAAAGGCTTGCCTCCGGCGTTAATTGTGGTTGCAGAGAGCGATATCTTGCATGACGAGGGCACAGCCTATGGACGCAAGCTCGATGAAGCTGGTGTCGAGGTGACAACAGTGCAATACAACGGTATGATTCATGACTTCGGACTGCTCAATGGTTTAGCCGAACTGCCAGAAGTCCGCTCTCTATTTGTTCAAGCTGCTGCCCAATTGAAGAAATATCTGCAATAG
- a CDS encoding DUF6130 family protein, giving the protein MNSHTPSARDIIGSSPLIAIENEALPKLIVDPPLPEPLAQGRVFIQYRTENLRVLPVFGKGALEVSPRIGHIHITVDDLPWHFVDASGETIILVGLEPGVHKVLIELADPTHKVITSETVEFTLPDLKKSSSKN; this is encoded by the coding sequence ATGAACAGCCACACACCGAGCGCTAGGGACATTATCGGATCATCACCGTTGATTGCGATCGAAAACGAAGCACTACCCAAGCTGATTGTCGATCCACCGCTTCCCGAACCGCTAGCACAGGGTCGCGTTTTTATCCAGTACCGGACGGAGAATTTGCGTGTGTTGCCAGTGTTCGGCAAAGGTGCCCTCGAAGTATCGCCGCGCATCGGTCATATCCACATCACCGTTGACGATTTGCCGTGGCACTTTGTAGATGCCAGTGGGGAAACGATCATCCTGGTCGGACTGGAACCTGGCGTACACAAGGTGCTGATTGAACTAGCTGACCCCACACACAAAGTAATCACTAGCGAAACTGTGGAGTTCACGCTGCCCGATCTTAAGAAATCATCATCAAAGAACTAG